One Maribacter cobaltidurans genomic window carries:
- the rsmI gene encoding 16S rRNA (cytidine(1402)-2'-O)-methyltransferase, whose protein sequence is MGKLYIVPTPIGNLEDITLRAIRLLKEVDLILVEDTRTSGKLLQHLGVSTPMQSHHMHNEHKTVTAIVNRLQGDASIALISDAGTPAISDPGFLLTRACVEAGVEVECLPGATAFVPALVNSGLPNDKFVFEGFLPVKKGRQTRLTLLAEETRTLIFYESPHKLLKTLAHFVEYFGGDRPVSVSRELTKMYEETVRGTAEEVLRHYSEKPPKGEIVIVVGGKK, encoded by the coding sequence ATGGGGAAACTTTACATTGTGCCAACTCCCATTGGCAACTTGGAGGATATTACGTTAAGGGCCATTCGTCTGCTAAAGGAGGTCGATTTAATATTGGTCGAGGATACACGTACCAGTGGAAAGCTTTTACAACATCTTGGGGTTTCTACTCCCATGCAGAGTCACCACATGCACAATGAACACAAAACGGTGACAGCGATCGTTAACCGATTACAGGGCGATGCGTCCATCGCCTTGATTTCCGATGCGGGTACGCCCGCCATTTCCGATCCCGGATTTTTGTTGACCCGCGCCTGCGTGGAAGCAGGTGTTGAAGTAGAATGTCTTCCGGGTGCAACGGCTTTTGTCCCTGCATTGGTGAATAGTGGCCTGCCCAATGATAAATTCGTTTTTGAAGGTTTTTTACCGGTTAAAAAAGGAAGGCAGACCCGCTTGACCCTTTTGGCGGAAGAAACAAGAACCCTGATTTTTTACGAATCCCCGCACAAGTTATTAAAGACCCTTGCCCATTTTGTAGAATATTTTGGAGGGGATAGGCCTGTTTCAGTATCTCGGGAACTTACCAAAATGTACGAGGAAACTGTTCGCGGAACCGCCGAGGAAGTTTTAAGGCATTATTCTGAAAAACCTCCCAAAGGAGAAATTGTTATTGTCGTAGGGGGTAAAAAATAA
- a CDS encoding MbnP family protein yields MKFLYKLLPAVFSLCLFMACNDDDNMEELSGEGTVKLTFDNSFGSDDLLLGASSYTNSQNEVLTISRLNYIVSNFTLTNDMGETFTYPKDDSYFITSEETGETEISLTNVPAGRYVSVTFGIGVDQEKYLQGADGQGTFLAKAEETNMMWSWQAGYKFLNFEGTFTSPTVTEPTNFKIHMGSHGSSLDNYKEVTLNLGTEALVSDEMNPIIHMVADANAILDGANKISLSEQAVIMVSEEKSPKIAVNTAGMFTVDHVHNGSGDTH; encoded by the coding sequence ATGAAATTTTTATATAAACTTTTACCTGCAGTTTTTTCATTATGCCTATTCATGGCTTGTAACGATGACGATAATATGGAAGAACTGAGTGGAGAAGGAACCGTTAAACTAACATTCGACAACAGCTTTGGGTCTGATGATTTGTTGTTGGGGGCTTCCTCCTATACGAATTCACAAAATGAAGTTTTGACTATTTCAAGACTCAATTACATTGTAAGCAATTTCACCTTGACCAATGATATGGGGGAAACATTTACGTACCCCAAGGACGACAGTTATTTTATTACAAGCGAGGAAACGGGAGAGACCGAAATCTCTTTGACCAATGTACCCGCCGGCAGATATGTCTCCGTAACGTTTGGGATAGGTGTGGACCAAGAGAAATACCTCCAAGGTGCCGATGGTCAAGGGACATTCCTGGCCAAAGCCGAGGAGACCAACATGATGTGGTCTTGGCAGGCGGGCTATAAGTTCTTAAACTTTGAAGGAACTTTTACCTCACCAACGGTAACCGAACCTACAAATTTCAAGATACATATGGGAAGCCATGGTTCCAGTTTGGACAATTACAAGGAAGTAACCCTAAACTTAGGTACTGAAGCTTTGGTCAGTGACGAAATGAACCCAATAATCCACATGGTTGCCGATGCAAACGCAATTTTGGACGGGGCCAATAAAATTTCCCTTTCCGAACAAGCCGTTATTATGGTCAGTGAGGAGAAATCTCCAAAAATAGCTGTAAATACGGCCGGTATGTTTACCGTAGATCATGTTCACAACGGTTCTGGAGATACACACTAA
- a CDS encoding cytochrome-c peroxidase, translating to MKFLYSILMLGVLMSCSNDDEYDSFEENEPLELVVPENFPEIAYNMESNPPTKFGFELGKKLFYDGKLSANGFISCGFCHEQRFAFTHHGHQFSHGIDDLTGTRNTPSISNMAFMNEFTWDGATSNLDLFPIIPITNEVEMGETMTNVISKIQADEAYQKAFNAAFEEGGVNTENFLKALSQFMVMMVSSNSKYDKYVRGEDGVQFTEKEVLGLNVFKAKCASCHATDLFTDGSFRNNGLPPNPSLNDIGRAEVSGGVADNYKFKVPSLRNVSLTAPYMHDGRFGSLESVLNFYTNGMIDSPTLDDSLRSEDKIGIPLDDTEKEGLLAFLETLTDDTFINDKRFSEY from the coding sequence ATGAAATTTTTATATAGCATTTTGATGCTGGGCGTTTTAATGTCCTGCTCAAATGATGATGAATATGACAGCTTTGAGGAAAACGAACCATTGGAACTGGTTGTTCCCGAGAATTTTCCGGAAATAGCCTATAATATGGAAAGCAATCCACCGACAAAATTCGGCTTTGAATTGGGAAAGAAACTGTTCTATGATGGCAAACTTTCGGCTAATGGATTTATTTCCTGCGGCTTTTGCCATGAACAGCGTTTTGCCTTTACCCACCATGGACACCAGTTTAGCCACGGAATAGATGACTTAACGGGAACAAGAAATACGCCATCGATTTCCAATATGGCCTTTATGAACGAATTTACTTGGGACGGTGCCACGTCAAACTTGGACCTTTTTCCCATCATACCGATAACCAACGAGGTAGAAATGGGAGAAACTATGACCAATGTTATAAGCAAAATACAGGCCGATGAAGCATATCAAAAAGCATTTAATGCGGCCTTTGAGGAAGGCGGGGTAAACACCGAGAATTTTTTAAAGGCATTGTCCCAATTTATGGTCATGATGGTTTCTTCCAACTCCAAATATGATAAATACGTAAGAGGGGAAGATGGTGTACAGTTTACCGAAAAAGAGGTGTTAGGTCTAAATGTCTTTAAAGCGAAATGTGCTTCTTGCCATGCTACCGATTTGTTTACGGACGGAAGTTTCAGGAACAACGGACTACCGCCGAACCCGTCGTTAAACGATATAGGAAGGGCAGAGGTCAGTGGTGGCGTTGCGGACAATTATAAATTTAAGGTGCCAAGTCTCAGGAATGTTTCCCTTACCGCTCCCTATATGCATGACGGTAGGTTCGGCAGTCTGGAATCGGTGTTGAATTTTTACACCAATGGTATGATTGATTCCCCCACTTTGGACGATAGTCTAAGGTCTGAGGATAAAATTGGAATTCCTTTGGACGACACCGAAAAGGAAGGGCTGTTGGCTTTTTTGGAAACCTTGACAGACGACACTTTTATCAACGATAAACGATTTTCAGAGTATTGA
- a CDS encoding transporter — protein MKKRLLLVLSLATTVFVNANDDKLLPESCIWTGTMFEDFCDTCGCGGNGGSMGFGTGLNNNFIGLRYIGQKYRSRDGIFDNSPWINENFNTVQVWGKFPIGNRFLVNALVPYHAHNRRFSDNTEQEIKGIGDATLLAFYQVIAPTPDSIISIKPKHILQLGGGVKLPTGSFNEENLEGSINPSFQLGTGSWDYILAANYGLTHRNCGISALVNYTIKTENSVSYLFGNQWNLAVNSFKTYYLSDTWSFTPQLGLGAEYFDKNKEFGLVVNDTGGEVYFGRLGLEANYNRFALGVSGMLPIAQDLNNGKVEVKNRVMLYLNINI, from the coding sequence ATGAAGAAGAGACTACTATTGGTTTTGTCCCTGGCAACCACTGTATTTGTAAATGCCAATGATGATAAGCTGCTCCCGGAATCCTGTATTTGGACGGGCACAATGTTTGAGGATTTTTGTGATACTTGCGGCTGCGGTGGCAATGGCGGCAGCATGGGTTTTGGAACGGGATTGAACAACAACTTTATAGGACTTAGGTATATTGGCCAAAAATATCGTTCGCGTGATGGGATTTTTGATAATTCACCGTGGATTAACGAAAACTTCAATACCGTTCAGGTTTGGGGCAAATTTCCAATAGGGAATAGGTTTTTGGTCAATGCCTTGGTTCCCTACCATGCCCACAATAGAAGATTTTCGGACAATACCGAGCAAGAAATCAAGGGAATTGGGGATGCTACCTTACTGGCCTTTTATCAAGTTATAGCCCCTACTCCGGACAGCATCATTTCCATAAAACCAAAACATATTTTGCAGTTGGGGGGTGGAGTGAAGCTTCCAACAGGTAGCTTTAACGAAGAAAACCTGGAAGGCAGCATCAATCCCAGTTTTCAGTTGGGAACAGGTAGCTGGGATTATATTTTAGCCGCTAACTATGGGCTTACCCACAGAAATTGTGGGATTTCCGCACTTGTAAACTATACCATAAAAACCGAAAATAGTGTTTCATACCTATTTGGGAATCAGTGGAACTTGGCCGTCAATAGTTTTAAGACCTATTACCTATCGGATACTTGGTCGTTTACCCCGCAACTGGGTCTTGGAGCGGAGTATTTTGATAAGAACAAGGAGTTTGGTTTGGTGGTTAACGATACGGGCGGGGAAGTTTACTTTGGCCGACTGGGGCTCGAGGCCAATTACAATAGGTTTGCCTTGGGAGTTTCCGGTATGTTGCCTATTGCCCAAGATTTAAATAATGGTAAAGTGGAGGTGAAAAACAGGGTGATGTTGTATTTGAATATCAATATATAA
- a CDS encoding DUF819 family protein has translation MLTPWFISGFTVIVVYFLDRWENRHIKSLFDWVPAILLAYIIPAVISYVFKVDYSQADIHDFSRNYFIPLAIIAVMSSLSLGQLKPIGYKPILVFLAGSFFIALFPIVLMLLFSDTDLISKTLVTENYWMGIPPIVGSWIGGSTSQLVLKELVECPENIFLTVLVMDNILVNVWTILMFQTIKKSDWLNRRFRVSDVAIPEDIRLEKGSKWKPWLCALVLLIIVVVSNYLIDSFIVKVVLLSFIGLGLSNFIPKWNFGFALKAGGILIIVVMAVLGLKLQIATLGFNLPFFGFLCVWLLGHFIFMVLVAKLLNVNMAWVPIASMANVGGIATAPAVTAAYNLKWMPHAIVLAILSMATSTFWGMLTIWLFRAFVVNG, from the coding sequence ATGTTAACGCCATGGTTCATTTCTGGGTTTACCGTGATTGTGGTCTATTTTTTGGACCGATGGGAAAATAGGCATATAAAATCCTTGTTCGATTGGGTTCCTGCCATTTTACTCGCTTACATTATTCCTGCCGTTATTTCGTATGTCTTCAAGGTAGACTATTCACAGGCCGATATTCACGACTTTAGTAGGAATTACTTTATTCCCTTGGCCATCATCGCCGTGATGAGCAGTTTATCCCTGGGTCAGTTGAAGCCCATAGGCTATAAGCCGATATTAGTTTTTCTGGCAGGCTCCTTTTTTATTGCTCTTTTTCCTATAGTCCTTATGCTACTTTTTTCTGACACCGATTTGATTTCAAAAACCTTGGTAACGGAAAACTATTGGATGGGCATACCGCCAATTGTCGGCAGTTGGATTGGGGGAAGTACGAGTCAGCTCGTATTGAAGGAATTAGTGGAATGCCCGGAGAATATCTTTTTGACCGTTTTGGTGATGGATAATATTTTGGTGAACGTTTGGACGATTCTCATGTTCCAAACCATTAAAAAAAGTGATTGGTTAAATAGAAGGTTTCGGGTATCGGATGTTGCCATTCCAGAGGATATCCGTTTGGAAAAAGGAAGCAAATGGAAACCATGGCTGTGTGCCTTGGTGCTACTTATCATTGTGGTTGTAAGCAATTACCTTATTGACAGCTTCATTGTAAAAGTGGTGCTACTTTCCTTTATAGGGTTGGGGTTGAGCAATTTTATACCGAAATGGAACTTTGGATTCGCCCTAAAGGCTGGGGGAATCTTGATTATCGTGGTGATGGCGGTATTGGGATTGAAATTGCAAATCGCCACACTAGGTTTTAATCTTCCTTTTTTCGGGTTTTTATGTGTGTGGCTTTTGGGCCATTTTATTTTTATGGTCTTGGTGGCCAAATTGTTGAACGTAAACATGGCCTGGGTGCCTATCGCCAGTATGGCCAACGTGGGAGGTATTGCCACGGCACCTGCGGTTACGGCGGCTTATAATCTCAAATGGATGCCCCATGCCATAGTATTGGCCATTTTAAGCATGGCTACCAGTACCTTTTGGGGAATGTTGACGATATGGTTGTTTAGGGCTTTTGTGGTGAATGGGTAA
- a CDS encoding carboxymuconolactone decarboxylase family protein → MALVNPLDPNHDPETKKLAEFFNETLGFCPNSVLTMQHRPAISKAFINLNKAVMANEGRVTSALKRMIAWVSSNATGCRYCQAHAIRAAERYGAEQEQLDNIWEYRTHPAFSDAERAALDFSLQASQVPNTVDAEIKERLYKYWDEGEIVEMLGVISLFGYLNRWNDSMGTSIENGAVESADQYLGKHGWEKGKHDGSRY, encoded by the coding sequence ATGGCACTTGTAAATCCCCTTGATCCCAACCATGACCCGGAAACCAAAAAACTAGCGGAGTTTTTCAATGAAACCCTAGGATTTTGCCCTAATTCCGTTTTGACTATGCAGCACCGGCCTGCCATATCCAAAGCGTTCATCAATCTCAATAAAGCCGTCATGGCCAATGAGGGCAGGGTCACTTCGGCATTAAAAAGAATGATTGCCTGGGTAAGTAGTAATGCAACAGGATGCCGTTATTGCCAGGCCCATGCCATTAGGGCTGCCGAACGTTATGGCGCAGAACAGGAACAACTGGACAATATATGGGAATACCGTACCCATCCCGCTTTCTCCGATGCAGAACGGGCCGCATTGGATTTTTCCCTACAGGCTTCCCAAGTGCCCAATACCGTGGATGCCGAAATAAAGGAACGGCTTTACAAATATTGGGACGAAGGTGAAATTGTGGAAATGCTGGGTGTGATTTCACTTTTTGGCTACCTCAACCGTTGGAATGACTCTATGGGGACTTCGATAGAAAATGGAGCCGTGGAAAGTGCCGACCAATATTTGGGCAAACATGGTTGGGAGAAGGGTAAGCATGACGGCTCTCGGTATTAG
- a CDS encoding OsmC family protein, with protein MGTTNHITTKWLGNMAFESNNPSGQTIRIDIAKEDGGDGSGVRPKALMLSGLAGCSGLDVAALIKKMKLEVIDFHIETIANLTDEHPKYYDKVLIEYHFHGPNLDEKKLQRAVDLSVEKYCGVMEMFRRFAVLDIKTIFHHS; from the coding sequence ATGGGTACTACAAATCATATTACCACCAAGTGGTTGGGAAACATGGCCTTTGAGAGCAATAATCCCTCAGGGCAAACTATACGGATAGATATCGCCAAGGAAGACGGTGGCGACGGTAGTGGGGTAAGACCCAAAGCTCTTATGCTATCCGGATTGGCGGGGTGTTCGGGCTTGGATGTTGCCGCACTTATCAAAAAAATGAAACTGGAGGTAATCGATTTTCACATCGAAACCATCGCCAATCTTACGGACGAACATCCCAAATACTATGACAAGGTCCTAATTGAATACCATTTTCATGGACCCAATCTGGATGAGAAAAAGTTACAACGCGCGGTAGATCTTTCTGTAGAAAAATATTGCGGAGTGATGGAGATGTTCCGGAGGTTTGCTGTATTGGATATTAAAACTATATTTCACCATAGTTAA
- a CDS encoding four helix bundle protein, whose product MNSDKKFDLEDRLVCFAADIVFFCKDMPSDMTGQYYGNQLLRPGGSSALNFGEAQGTNSDKDYINKVSITLKELKESRVNLRILDRVKYVGNSMRSKLLNEVEQLVRIIATIIKNKKQ is encoded by the coding sequence ATGAATTCCGATAAAAAGTTTGATTTGGAGGATAGACTCGTATGTTTTGCGGCGGATATCGTTTTCTTCTGCAAAGATATGCCCTCAGATATGACAGGTCAATATTATGGTAACCAACTGTTGAGACCTGGTGGTAGTTCTGCATTGAATTTTGGCGAAGCACAGGGAACAAACTCAGATAAAGATTATATCAACAAGGTCTCGATTACTCTAAAAGAATTGAAGGAATCCCGAGTTAATTTAAGAATCTTGGACAGGGTGAAATATGTAGGCAACTCCATGAGAAGTAAATTGTTGAACGAAGTAGAGCAACTTGTAAGAATTATTGCTACTATTATCAAGAACAAAAAACAATGA
- the recJ gene encoding single-stranded-DNA-specific exonuclease RecJ → MRWTIKPKPEQSKIDSLADALGVDDIVAHLLLQRGISTFEEAKKFFRPQLEDLHDSFLMKDMDLAVSRIEKAISESENILIYGDYDVDGTTAVALVSSYLLSYYPNVATYIPDRYDEGYGVSYKGIDFAEDNGFSLIIALDCGIKAIEKVEYASKKGIDFIICDHHRPDSVLPPAVAVLDPKREDCTYPYDELCGCGVGFKLVQALGSRRGETIDDLVFYLDLVATAIGADIVPITGENRILAFYGLQVINQSPRAGFKAIIQQVKKTTLTITDVVFIIAPRINAAGRMEHGQYAVNLLMEKDVSIAMGFAAEIEKFNTDRRGLDQEITEEALLQIQENKEEDCFTSVVFREDWHKGVIGIVASRLTETYYRPTLVFTKSGDKLAASARSVKGFDVYNALERCSDCIEQFGGHKYAAGLTLLEGQYEVFKEQFEQVVKDTIDPTLLTPEITVDAKIELKDITPKLMRILKQFAPFGPGNMAPVFMAEKLTDTGYARTVGQEGAHLKVSVTQEGSHKIDGIGFNLGDKLSKVTSRRPFNAVFSIDENEWQGNISLQLKLRDIQ, encoded by the coding sequence ATGCGCTGGACAATAAAACCAAAACCCGAACAATCTAAAATCGACTCTTTAGCCGATGCCTTGGGTGTGGATGATATTGTCGCACATTTATTGCTTCAGCGCGGAATTTCCACGTTTGAGGAGGCCAAAAAATTTTTTCGCCCGCAATTGGAGGATTTACACGATTCTTTTTTGATGAAGGATATGGATTTGGCCGTTTCAAGAATAGAAAAGGCCATTTCCGAAAGCGAGAATATTTTAATTTATGGGGATTATGATGTGGACGGTACTACGGCCGTGGCGCTTGTCTCGTCTTATCTACTTTCCTATTATCCCAATGTGGCCACCTATATTCCTGACAGATACGACGAGGGTTATGGGGTTTCCTATAAGGGTATCGACTTCGCCGAGGATAATGGGTTTAGCTTGATCATTGCCTTGGATTGTGGCATCAAGGCTATTGAAAAGGTTGAATATGCCTCCAAAAAAGGAATCGATTTTATCATCTGTGACCACCATAGACCGGATTCGGTTTTACCCCCGGCGGTTGCGGTATTAGACCCCAAAAGAGAGGACTGTACCTATCCTTATGATGAACTTTGTGGCTGCGGGGTAGGATTTAAACTTGTACAGGCCTTAGGTTCCCGACGAGGGGAAACTATAGATGATTTAGTGTTTTATCTTGATTTAGTGGCTACTGCCATAGGCGCGGATATCGTTCCGATAACTGGAGAGAATCGAATACTGGCATTTTACGGCTTGCAGGTTATCAACCAAAGTCCGCGAGCCGGCTTTAAAGCGATAATTCAACAGGTAAAAAAGACAACGCTTACCATTACCGATGTTGTTTTTATCATTGCCCCTAGGATTAATGCCGCCGGGCGTATGGAACATGGTCAATATGCGGTAAATCTACTTATGGAAAAAGATGTGTCAATTGCCATGGGATTTGCCGCAGAGATTGAAAAATTTAATACGGATAGAAGAGGATTGGATCAGGAAATAACCGAGGAGGCGTTATTGCAAATTCAGGAAAATAAGGAAGAGGATTGTTTTACTTCTGTAGTATTTCGGGAAGATTGGCATAAAGGGGTTATTGGAATTGTAGCTTCGCGATTGACCGAAACCTATTATAGGCCAACCTTGGTTTTTACAAAAAGCGGTGATAAATTGGCGGCCTCGGCCCGATCCGTAAAAGGGTTTGATGTGTACAATGCCTTGGAACGTTGTTCGGATTGTATCGAGCAATTCGGGGGGCATAAATATGCTGCGGGGCTTACCCTCTTGGAGGGACAGTATGAAGTTTTTAAGGAACAATTTGAACAAGTGGTCAAGGATACCATAGACCCGACCTTATTAACTCCGGAGATTACGGTGGACGCCAAAATTGAATTAAAGGACATCACTCCTAAACTCATGCGCATTTTGAAACAGTTTGCACCTTTTGGTCCCGGCAACATGGCTCCTGTATTTATGGCTGAAAAATTAACGGACACAGGATATGCGAGAACAGTAGGACAAGAAGGGGCACATTTAAAGGTTTCGGTTACGCAAGAGGGTAGCCATAAGATTGATGGGATCGGGTTTAATTTAGGGGATAAACTTTCAAAAGTTACCAGTAGAAGACCTTTTAATGCGGTATTTTCCATCGATGAGAACGAGTGGCAGGGAAACATTAGTTTACAACTTAAACTTCGTGATATTCAATGA
- a CDS encoding VOC family protein, with protein MRIEHLAIWVRDLERMRNFYKDFFGATSGNKYVNERKGFSSYFLSFHDGPRLELMHRPDVSEKILKHDVIEESLGLIHFAISVGSKEKVDFLTDKLKRSGIRVLGEPRTTGDGYYESLVLDPEGNKIEITV; from the coding sequence ATGAGGATAGAACATTTGGCCATTTGGGTAAGGGATCTTGAGCGTATGCGAAATTTTTATAAGGATTTTTTCGGAGCTACTTCTGGGAACAAATATGTTAATGAAAGAAAAGGTTTTTCATCCTATTTTTTGAGTTTTCATGACGGTCCAAGATTGGAGTTAATGCATCGACCTGATGTATCTGAGAAAATATTGAAACACGATGTGATAGAGGAATCCTTAGGGTTGATACACTTTGCGATTTCCGTTGGTTCCAAGGAAAAAGTGGATTTCCTGACCGATAAATTAAAACGGTCGGGAATACGGGTCCTTGGAGAGCCACGAACTACCGGTGATGGATATTACGAAAGTTTGGTACTTGACCCAGAAGGGAATAAAATAGAAATTACGGTTTAG
- a CDS encoding MFS transporter, giving the protein MSKNIDPYAALRFKEFNIFLLVRFAMVFAWSMQFIVIEWQVYSLTKDPLSLGIIGLMEVIPAVGMALFAGHIVDQKEKRNLLVKCILGFSVISFGLFVLSWPSLEDTWETKTILYGIYALVFMGGLVRAFLGPTIFSLIALIVPKKIYPNAATWSSSTWQLASVLGPALAGFSISFIGVHWSMCVIFGFSVLALITLLQISRKPIMNPKIGEPIFQSLKEGLKFVFNTKAILGALTLDMIAVLFGGAVALLPIFAQDILHVGSEGFGILRAAPAVGASITMLGSTRFPLHKNAGKKLLWAVFGFGICIIVFGMSTYFWLSVIALFVSGAVDGISMIIRQTILQLKTPDNMRGRVASVNSMFVGSSNELGAFESGVTAKLMGTVTAVIFGGSMTLLTVGLTALASPSFRKLDLSKDIEEHEKE; this is encoded by the coding sequence ATGAGCAAAAACATTGACCCTTACGCAGCCTTACGGTTTAAGGAATTCAATATTTTCTTACTAGTGCGTTTTGCCATGGTCTTTGCATGGTCCATGCAATTTATCGTCATCGAATGGCAAGTCTATTCCTTGACCAAAGACCCTTTATCCTTGGGTATTATTGGTTTAATGGAGGTAATTCCCGCTGTGGGAATGGCATTGTTTGCAGGGCATATCGTAGATCAGAAAGAAAAACGGAACCTTTTGGTGAAGTGTATTTTGGGCTTTTCGGTAATCAGTTTTGGATTATTCGTATTGAGTTGGCCCAGTTTGGAAGATACGTGGGAAACCAAGACCATTTTGTATGGAATCTATGCCCTTGTTTTTATGGGCGGTTTGGTGCGGGCTTTTTTGGGACCTACGATTTTCTCACTTATCGCGCTTATCGTGCCCAAGAAAATCTATCCAAATGCGGCCACATGGAGTAGTTCCACTTGGCAACTGGCATCCGTTTTAGGACCCGCATTGGCCGGTTTTTCCATTAGTTTTATAGGGGTGCATTGGTCTATGTGCGTCATTTTCGGTTTTTCCGTGCTGGCTTTGATAACCTTGTTGCAAATTTCCAGAAAACCCATAATGAATCCGAAGATTGGAGAGCCGATATTTCAAAGTCTAAAGGAAGGTCTAAAGTTTGTTTTCAATACAAAGGCCATTTTAGGAGCTTTGACCTTGGATATGATAGCGGTACTCTTTGGAGGTGCGGTGGCCTTGTTACCTATTTTTGCCCAGGATATTTTACATGTGGGATCGGAGGGGTTTGGAATTCTAAGGGCTGCACCAGCGGTTGGGGCCTCCATAACTATGTTGGGATCCACAAGATTTCCGTTGCATAAAAATGCGGGTAAAAAGTTGTTGTGGGCCGTCTTCGGATTTGGAATATGTATTATTGTCTTTGGAATGTCTACCTATTTTTGGCTTTCCGTGATTGCCCTTTTTGTGAGTGGCGCCGTAGATGGTATCTCCATGATTATCCGCCAAACGATATTACAATTAAAAACACCTGATAATATGCGTGGCAGGGTAGCCTCCGTAAACTCAATGTTCGTAGGCTCTTCCAACGAACTTGGAGCTTTTGAAAGCGGAGTTACCGCCAAGCTCATGGGAACGGTCACTGCTGTAATTTTTGGTGGTAGTATGACCTTATTGACCGTTGGGTTAACGGCATTGGCCTCTCCTTCATTTAGGAAATTGGATCTTTCCAAGGATATTGAGGAGCATGAAAAGGAATAA
- a CDS encoding UDP-2,3-diacylglucosamine diphosphatase, whose protein sequence is MTNIELPEGKKVYFASDNHLGAPDAESSLPREKKFVAWLDKVKDDAGAIFLLGDLFDFWFEYRTVVPKGFTRTLGKLAELSDSGIPIYYFVGNHDLWMDGYFEEELNIPVFHKPQQYLINNISFFVGHGDGLGPDDKGYKRMKKLFTNPVAKWFFRWLHPDLGVKVAQYFSVKNKLISGDDDAKFLGEDKEWLVQYAKRKLETQHYDHFIFGHRHLPLEITLSESSKYTNIGDWINYFTYAVFDGQHLVLEKY, encoded by the coding sequence ATGACCAACATAGAACTTCCTGAAGGCAAAAAGGTTTATTTCGCAAGCGACAATCATTTAGGTGCACCGGATGCCGAATCGAGTCTACCGCGCGAAAAAAAGTTTGTAGCATGGTTGGACAAGGTAAAAGACGATGCCGGAGCCATTTTTTTGTTGGGTGACCTTTTTGATTTTTGGTTTGAATACAGGACGGTGGTTCCCAAAGGATTTACCAGAACCTTGGGTAAATTGGCAGAACTGTCAGATTCTGGCATCCCCATCTACTATTTTGTCGGAAACCATGATCTATGGATGGACGGTTATTTTGAGGAAGAATTGAATATTCCCGTTTTCCACAAACCGCAACAGTATCTCATTAACAACATTTCCTTTTTTGTTGGTCATGGTGATGGTCTTGGCCCTGATGACAAAGGATACAAGCGGATGAAAAAGTTGTTTACCAATCCAGTGGCCAAATGGTTCTTTAGGTGGCTACATCCGGACCTCGGGGTTAAGGTAGCGCAGTACTTCTCGGTAAAAAACAAATTGATTTCCGGTGATGATGACGCTAAATTTTTAGGGGAGGACAAAGAGTGGTTAGTACAATACGCCAAACGGAAATTGGAAACCCAACATTACGACCACTTTATTTTTGGACATCGGCATTTACCCTTGGAAATTACACTTTCGGAATCTTCAAAATATACCAATATCGGGGACTGGATCAACTACTTTACGTATGCCGTTTTTGATGGGCAGCACCTAGTCTTAGAGAAGTATTAA
- a CDS encoding 6-pyruvoyl trahydropterin synthase family protein, which translates to MSNIRITKQFNFETGHALYGYDGKCRNVHGHSYKLSVTVIGKPITDTSHVKLGMVIDFGDLKKIVKEEIVDKFDHATVFNKNTPHVDLAKELTERGHNVILAEYQPTSENMVIDFAKKIKSRLPDNIALFSLKLQETDTSFAEWYASDN; encoded by the coding sequence ATGAGCAATATTAGGATTACCAAACAGTTCAATTTTGAAACCGGCCATGCCCTCTATGGTTACGATGGCAAATGCCGCAATGTCCATGGACATAGCTATAAGCTTTCGGTAACCGTTATCGGTAAGCCCATTACGGATACCTCCCACGTGAAACTGGGTATGGTCATTGACTTTGGTGACCTGAAAAAAATCGTAAAAGAGGAAATCGTGGATAAATTTGACCATGCCACTGTATTCAATAAAAACACGCCCCATGTTGATCTTGCCAAAGAGCTGACGGAAAGAGGGCATAATGTGATATTGGCCGAGTACCAACCCACCAGCGAAAACATGGTCATTGACTTTGCCAAAAAAATAAAATCGAGACTTCCGGATAACATTGCACTTTTCTCGCTAAAACTGCAGGAAACGGATACCTCCTTTGCGGAATGGTATGCCAGTGACAACTAA